CGCGttgcgtttccgttttcccgctGGCGTACCTCGGAAAAAGTGCACCTTGCGCCTGCGTGCATTTTTGAAAACATTCGTTTGGTCAATGATGACGTTTCTGGGCACCCCTGCCGAGCTTGCGCGGTCGATCAGCGCGTTGAAGACGGAAGTCGCAGTAGACATCAGTTCTTCCCACCGTTCTGCGTAGTTGCTTTGCCGCCGCACGCCCATCACGCGCATCTGGTCGATCACTGCGTTCGTCCCCAGCACGACAAAACTCTTTCGCGGATTCGCGCGGCTGTGCTGCTCGGCCCAAAACGTCTTTCCGCACCCGGGGAGCCCCACCATCATGATAAATTCGCAGTCCTTCGGACTCTGAGGATGCTCCACCATGTTCGCCAACAAATCCTGGACGCCCGCACCCACCGCaagacgcacagagaaagcACACAAACgtacacagagacagagggagacgagacagaggggacacaaagagacgcgcggagagacggagacagagggagaaagagaccgaccgagaaaggcgcttgggagaggcgcacgccTTCCTGTGCACGGGAAAAAGGCACAGGTTTTCGTCTCCCAAAAACTGCGTCTGCAGATCTGGtcccttcccgtctctctcccccggCATCTGCACGTGTACCTTTTCGGGGACATCTCCCAGGAACTGGATCTTGGAGTTTGGAGGCGCAAAccaggcggaggcggcagagaagtTAACTTCGATGTCGACATTTTTCAGGCAAAAGTGAGGGAAGAGTCCCGAGTCGCGCACGCGTGCCGGGAGGCTGtaggcggcgccgaggaaTTTCCCGTTCTTCGTGAAGGACAGTTTTAAGTTGTCCAGATCGATGATAGTACCAATCACGTCGCCGACGCCGTACGGCTCGCCGTAGTTCTCGAACTTGCGAGAAAACGACTTCTTCGCAGTGCCGCCGTACCCCCACGAGTCGCTCGACTCCCCTGAAACAAAGGAATCgagcaagaaggaaaacgtccacgaggaaaagaaggctATGCGACGACAGAAGACAGGCAGACGCGCTTTGCAGGCAGAGTCaagaaaggacggagaggcatGGTGGGGGCGCCGCAAAAACAAGATGTGCCTTGTGCGCGTCTCTCAACCTCCGCGGAGAGTCCTACCGTTTTTGTCGCACGCAGTCACCACGGTCAAAGGAGCACTTTTCGCCCCTTTCTAAGATCCACGATCCAACGCAAGGCCTTCTTATATCGTTACACTCGCTGCATTTCTCGACTTTCTCACCTGTACATTTATAAGGGGTTACCGACATCTATGCAgatacgtatgtatgtatgtatgtatgtatgtatgtatgtatgtatgtatgtttTAATGTGTATAGATTACGTGTGTATATCCTGATGTATGCAgttgtgcatgcgtggagTATGCATTGCGATTTGTTTGTGAGTCCATTTACGTCGACTTGGCCGATGCGTGTATTGCGTCCAGTGTATGCGGCAGCTGCATGAAAGGCACATCGGAGGGACTCTGCGAAGTTTTTTTCCTACCGAGAAAAAGGCTGGTGAGGGGGAGGCTGACGCCGACTCTGCAGACGTTGCGGGTGTGCGCAGGGGTTTCAGGCATGACGAcctcggctgcatgcgtcacCTTTGTCTCGAAATAAAACTGACCCGTTCCCCGCACCCCGTAGGTGGTTCGAATGCCCTTCCAGGTGTACTGACAGCCGttcgtgtgcatgcacgaggcGGTCAAACCCGTCGCGGCGTCCACTTGCAAGTCCAAATGGCCATCCGCCGCATCGAGACGGACGGGGAGAAGCGTgggcgcagaagaagaggaagaagaagaggaagaagaggaaggggaggaagaggaaggggaggaagaggaagcggaggaagaggaagcgggggGAGGGAGGTCGTAGACGATGCGCGGCGGAggaacgcgttttcccgccgGCGGCGGCTCTGCTCGGTAAGGCGGCGCCTGCATGGttgcgagaggaaggagagccggcgagagtgaagaagaggagagttTTGTCAATCACAGAGCGCGTCGTGCCGTCTGGCAGAAGTCCTCGAACTCAGGACACCCACCGGGTGTTGCCGACAGCCTCTTATccggaggaaaggaggagagTTTAATCTTCGCAGGCACGCGAGACACGAACGAGACCGTGAGGACGcgcgaggaacagagagggagaacgtgaaagagaaaaaaatgAAGAACTCTGGACGCTTCCGGGAGAAAGTGCGGCGGAAAGAAacactgcagagagagagaggccgaagacCGGAACTGCGCGGATCAGACACAGGCAGGgtgagagaaggacgaagaacgcatgtaaaaagagagagcggttCCCAAAGAAGCTTTTGCAAAAGAGACTTCCAGATTCAACAAAGGCGGTCAGTTCTCAAAAAAATGCgcagaaggagaacaaggaagcgAGGCAACAAGCatgcgctttcttctccgaccGCTAGAAGACAGTCAAGAGAGCGGtgccgagaggcgccgccgcagcgtcgggggcgggaggagacagttcAGGGCTCAACACGCGACCCGTCGCGGATGTGTTTGTCGAAAAAGATGGCCTCGACTGAAAACTCTTCGGCAAATAGCGTGGAAAACttgtgcgtttcctctgaaaaagggaaacgaggaggcggAACGCAAAGGGCGAGTTTTTTACTTGAGTCTCTGAAAAAGACGGGCGGGGTTTTTCGATGCTGTTCTCCACATCTGTTGAACGTCTCAAAAGCTCTCATTCGCCAGTCTTTTTGGGTTACGCGACCTTCAGGAGACAATTGCCCTATATTTATGTATGCTGGAGCTTGCAAAGCTGTCTACCGCTCTGTAAAACTACATTTATAAGTCTATAGAGAGAAATCCATCGGTACACAGATGTAGGTAATCTCTGCACGCCGGAAAGTTCAAGAACTCTGTAGGAGAATCTCTCGATCTAACACTGTACGTcacacatgtgtatgtacatagACGAAAACAGACGTACCCATTGGTACACACGTGTGTGCAGTGCTAAAGTTTACATCTTTTCTCCGTATTTGGCTATATCTGTTTTCCCAGCCGGCAGGCGGCGTGTTACGCGGCAAGTTTGTCGAGATGTGTGAAGCGCATCgcaagtctctctctcgaccgCTCAGAGCGCGCGCAGCTCTTCCCTGCTTCGCCCGGGCTCGACACAGGTCTCCTCTAGGTTCGTTTTTCTTGAAGTGTATAGTTGCCTTTAGGTTTTGAAGGACGCCACatcgagacagagaagtgTTCCGCCCTCTGGCAGatcgcgcttcttctccctcttttttcgcgtgctTCTGAGACGTCCAGACACGCGGAAAACGGAGTGAGGGCTCCTCGGGTGAGAGGTGTGATGAGGGACAACATGGCTGTCTCTAAAGTGCCTCCAGATTCGAGGGAAAACGTTCACACACAATCTAAAGTCGCGCCTCCTGCAGATGCCCTCGCTATGCGCTTCCACCCCccaaaggagaggagacaatTGGAAACTTGTAGAGAAAGCTTGACCTGTGGTGAGCCTCAGATCGAAAAATCTGTGGAACTGGACACGGCTCTTTCGGGCTTTCTATCTCTCTCGAGGGGACACTCCTTGTAACGTGACGGTCATCGGAGTTGAGGGGAgactttccttctctttgctctctccgtctgagtcctctctgctctctttaTTAGTGAGCAAGTCGCCAGCGACGCGAGGCTCTACCACGCACTGACACAACACTCCCCTTCTCGGAAGACCCGGGAAACGAGCGCGTACACAGCGATTGACCAGCCTGCTCAGGCTCTCAACAGAAAAGGATCAGGTaaaatatatacacatatatgcaccaaaagaaagacgcgcaTGTGGAGAGCTGCATCACTCTCTAGACACAGATATAAAACTATAGATGTATACTGATATGGATATAAATAGACGTTTGTGTGGACATGAGATACGTTGGCAGGGGAAAGTGCGGTCTGCGTTCGACAGATGGTTCCTTCCACTCCACGTCCGttgagaaagaaacgcgaatAGGGGGCAAAGGAATTTGAGACCACGGACGGGGGTTGAAGGGAAgggagcgcgaagaaaacgaccAGGGACTGAGGGGGAAGAGGGACACAAACACACCGGCAGGGTATGTCTATACATAAGGACACAGGTAGAGAAGTCGTTAGAGATACACGCAggtacgcatatatatatatatatatagcgagagagagagaccgagacaCTGATATAGAGTGACGGCGATAcgaatatatacatacatatatatacacgaaAGTgagagatagatacagacttagggagagaaggagacagaaaagtaGGCACAGGAAAGTAGAGACaggtatgtatgtatgtttgtatgtatgtatgtatgtttgtatatatatatatatatatatatatatatatgtataggcaCCTGTTGACGCCCCGTTTTCTAATGCTTGTCTTGACTCCTGCTCTCTTGCGCTACCACTTTTCTTGTGCGGGGCGCCTTTTTCTGGatgttctttctctcgagaagaggtgcgtttcttctctttccggcGACGCTTTCTTTCCGCCACTCGCGGGTTCCTCGCTCGAGCTGGAACCTTTGTGCTGTTTGTCGCGTGTGTCGCGGAGCGCGTTTGCGAGGCCATGCACAGACAGACATGTCCACGTGGCGAACAGAGCCttttctcggtttttctcttctctgtgctctTCACCTTGGCTGCTTTAACCGTCCAGAAGTCGCCTGCGCTttggtttttcttttttgcgctcatctcttcgccgcgtgtctcgcgcgtcgttTCGTCGCAGCCTacccctcgcgtttcttcgcacCGCGctctcagcttcttccgtcttttctctcgtctcctcagCGCAACTTTGAAAACGTGGACACAGAACCGCGAAAACCAGAAACCGCCCAGAATCCGGGAGAGCAGTGCGCCAaagtttctctttcctcttgcttctcgctccttttcccctggttctctcttttcgtggGCTCTTGCCCCGTGCGGAGTGTTGTCTTTTTTGAGGCGAGAAATcgcagaagaagccgcagagACTGGCGACAGCCATGGGTGTTTAAAAATAGAacttctgttttttcctgaTTCCGTGCGAGTCGCGAAAGATCGCGGAAAGAAGCATGTGTGTCACCTTGTCGACTTTTTAGGGTGTATGAAgactgcttcgtcctcgtgAAAACGCACGGtcgcgcgcgttcttcgctttcttcgcgaaAAGACCAACGCGAGACACCAAaacaaaagggaagaaacaaaagggACTCCTCCACTGGAGcacttctcttttttctcgccgtcttgtCCACAGTGCGGTCCTGAAAAGCACGCCTCTTGTCCCTTGCtgtcctttgtctctctgctaCCAACTCCGGTATTTTCCATCtcactgcctctctctccttggcCCTCTTAttgcctcgctgtctctccttgcgTGACTGTGTTTCCCGAATTCCCTGTTCTCCCCCCTTGCCActgagggaaaagaaaagtgaGACACTTTCTTCCCCGCAATTGATGCTCAAGTCACCATGGCGACAACGCAGGACAGttccagcgccgccgcgcgtATAGACACAGACTTGTACAGCCGACAAATCGGCGCTTTCGGCCTCGAAACGATGGGAAAACTCATCACTCTACGCGTCCTCATCTCGGGACTGCGAGGCGCTGGCGCTGAATGCGGTAAGAAATCGCACTCTCCTACATATTTGTCTATACAGCTGTTCATCGACAAAGCGAACTCAGGACTACCCCGCTATGCCCacatctatatctatctatatatatgaatgtcATTGTGTCTGTATTTGTGTAGGAGTCTGCACATCTGATGTGTATCGTGTGCAACGCAACGCTGAACTCTACCCTCGCATGAGAATGTGCAAGggtgcatatatgtgtaacTAATTTGGaatatctatatctatatctatatatatatatatatatataatataggtatatgtatatatatatacgtatgtatatatgttgaAGGGGTgaccatatatatatatatatatgtctatgtAGAAGCTTGGATACCTATAAACACGTATATGCGcatgtatatacgtgtaAGTTtacacgtatatacatgCGCATATGCATCCATgaatatgcatgcatgcatggctTTTTTgtagaggcgagaggaggtGGGGCCCAGTGCGGAAGGCGTCCCTGACTCGAGCCTTTTCGTCGCTTGGGAAACCAGGAGCCGTGCATCTCCTTGAAAGGCCCTCGGTCGCCACTTTTCAAACTCTCGCATGCATTCCCCGATAGtcgggcgtctcctctgtcgacacgcatgcagtgcgTTATCTTGTGGAAATGCATTCTCTACACATGGGCACTGATCTATACacaaacacatgcacatactCATGTACATTTACTCCTCAGACTTCTCTATACTTCTGACATGCTTCTCTATGTAACTCTCACTGTACAGACGTCTCTACATGTTCGTGTACACGcttctatctctctctctctctctatatatatatatatatgtatatatatgtatatatgtatacgtgtgTATATTTGGGGTGAGCCTTGGCGttgttctgtttttttcagcgAAGAACTTGATCTTGGCGGGGCCCAACACCGTGGTCCTTCACGACCCTGCGCCGTGCGAAATGCGAGATCTGGGGAGCAACTTTTGCCTCACCGAGGCGCACGTGCAAAAGAGGCTGAGTCGAGCAGAAGCCTGCAAAAACGACTTGGCCGAACTCAACCAATATGTCACTGTCGAGGTTCTGCCTGACGCCAAACTCACAGAGGTACCGGACACACGcctgcgcgagaggcggacgaTCTCTGTTCAAAGGATCCTTCGACACAGAAAACCGAACGATGCGCTTTTTCAAGCGGCACAGGCCGTcgaaagcgggagagagagagacgcaaaaaaggCCCATCGGGGGGAGACGTccgagctgcatgcgcgtcgagGATTTCAACATGGACGCAGACACTCCGAACGGCTTTTTCGTTCATAAACGCACATGTGGAGCGGTATACACAGCGGTGTGCGTAGACATTCGTCTACATGTTTATAA
The sequence above is a segment of the Neospora caninum Liverpool complete genome, chromosome IX genome. Coding sequences within it:
- a CDS encoding putative SPRY domain-containing protein; protein product: MQAPPYRAEPPPAGKRVPPPRIVYDLPPPASSSSASSSSPSSSSPSSSSSSSSSSSAPTLLPVRLDAADGHLDLQVDAATGLTASCMHTNGCQYTWKGIRTTYGVRGTGQFYFETKVTHAAEVVMPETPAHTRNVCRVGVSLPLTSLFLGESSDSWGYGGTAKKSFSRKFENYGEPYGVGDVIGTIIDLDNLKLSFTKNGKFLGAAYSLPARVRDSGLFPHFCLKNVDIEVNFSAASAWFAPPNSKIQFLGDVPEKDLLANMVEHPQSPKDCEFIMMVGLPGCGKTFWAEQHSRANPRKSFVVLGTNAVIDQMRVMGVRRQSNYAERWEELMSTATSVFNALIDRASSAGVPRNVIIDQTNVFKNARRRKVHFFREWGVRRAVTIVTDEPTLQQRTAKREREEGKFVPVSAVMDMKAAFSLPAYDDGFTQIEYPEMPEQDSRHEVRRMNDEGRRFKRENPHASGNQPKPHMESRQAAEFACEKDFRNAKRPRDFPEARGDGYPGHNQTRHQGSGGAWNDGRESWGGGPQFPPAWGDRSQGGHGERRVEYAPGGFPGGGKRARHEYDQSYPRRDWEGHPAYRQGESWRGPNAPYASYGNEFQRGPGCEWQANAQDRAWGPRERAPQNFPNAYGGYGFGGRGRGSGPGYMGGGPPRY